The following proteins are encoded in a genomic region of Funiculus sociatus GB2-C1:
- a CDS encoding HNH endonuclease: MQQIFDPIRHKNVKAKVKEAIKLEFNHCCAYCGSKSKRLTLDHVLASSKGGVNSWFNLVPACAKCNSSKGSKNLTDWYTVSLPCYRKERLQRILNRYSVKSGTFLPNRLKGFAYFG, from the coding sequence ATGCAACAAATTTTCGACCCTATTAGGCACAAGAACGTAAAAGCTAAAGTAAAAGAGGCGATTAAATTAGAGTTTAACCATTGCTGTGCCTACTGTGGTTCCAAGTCTAAACGCCTAACCCTAGACCATGTACTAGCTTCTTCAAAAGGCGGTGTCAATTCATGGTTCAACCTAGTGCCAGCCTGTGCCAAATGCAACAGTAGCAAAGGTTCTAAAAATCTAACAGACTGGTACACAGTCTCGCTGCCTTGTTACAGAAAGGAGCGGTTGCAGCGAATTTTAAACAGATATAGCGTCAAGTCGGGGACGTTTCTGCCCAATCGCTTGAAGGGATTTGCCTATTTTGGGTAA
- a CDS encoding transposase: QELIPKLWKDACVVMDNAKIHQGEMVREFIEKAGAKLLYLSPYSPEFSPIENFWSKVKSILRKTAARTYKDLIDAIANAMLEVTQENIRNWFTRCCYCTS, translated from the coding sequence CAGGAATTAATCCCTAAACTTTGGAAGGATGCTTGTGTTGTTATGGATAATGCCAAAATCCATCAAGGAGAGATGGTAAGAGAATTTATAGAAAAAGCCGGAGCAAAACTCCTGTATTTATCTCCTTACTCTCCTGAGTTTTCCCCAATTGAGAATTTTTGGTCAAAAGTTAAATCTATCTTGAGAAAGACAGCAGCAAGAACATATAAAGATTTAATTGATGCCATTGCCAACGCCATGCTTGAGGTGACTCAGGAAAATATCCGTAACTGGTTTACTCGTTGTTGTTACTGTACCTCATGA